From one Lolium rigidum isolate FL_2022 chromosome 4, APGP_CSIRO_Lrig_0.1, whole genome shotgun sequence genomic stretch:
- the LOC124649562 gene encoding uncharacterized protein LOC124649562, with product MMMGTDVCSSRILSLPRYESGDEELTVIPRHTKVIVTGNNRTKSVLVGLEGVVKKAVGLGGWHWLVLKNGMEVKLQRNALTVLEAPTGFEDDDEIDGNNSFCSSFDMGEKDMNYSSIEYQKPTKSRVRHTRPWSSSTTSSSRGNFHSSSKLRARVNLTKLGTPTLWRYWNHFNLVNVNASPSEEQLFHGVQQHFQSQQLDELQVILGFIQTAKRLKTLYNS from the exons ATGATGATGGGGACCGACGTGTGCTCTTCACGGATACTGTCTCTGCCTCGGTACGAGAGCGGCGACGAGGAGCTCACGGTGATTCCCCGGCACACCAAGGTCATCGTCACTGGTAACAACCGGACAAAGTCCGTGTTGGTTGGCCTAGAGGGTGTTGTCAAGAAGGCTGTTGGTCTTGGAGGCTGGCACTGGCTG GTTCTGAAGAATGGCATGGAGGTGAAGTTGCAGAGGAATGCTCTGACTGTCTTGGAAGCTCCAACTGGTTTCGAAGACGACGATGAAATCGATGGCAACAATTCATTCTGCAGCAGCTTCGACATGGGAGAGAAAGACATGAACTATT CAAGCATAGAGTACCAGAAACCGACAAAGTCACGGGTTCGGCACACAAGGCCATGGTCTTCCAGTACGACTTCCAGCAGCCGAGGCAACTTCCACTCGAGTTCCAAGCTGCGAGCG AGAGTAAATCTGACAAAGCTTGGAACGCCCACACTATGGAGATACTGGAACCACTTCAATCTT GTAAACGTGAACGCCAGCCCATCAGAGGAGCAGCTCTTCCATGGAGTCCAGCAACATTTCCAGTCTCAG CAATTGGATGAGTTGCAGGTGATCCTGGGGTTCATCCAGACGGCGAAGAGGCTCAAGACCCTGTACAACTCCTAG